A section of the Roseovarius sp. W115 genome encodes:
- a CDS encoding GcvT family protein yields the protein MVCDGANPYPETKRMSAVPEQARVVIIGGGVIGCSVAYHLTKLGWKDVVLLERKQLTCGTTWHAAGLIAQLRATANMTKLAKYSQELYGNLEAETGVATGFKRCGSITVALTEERREEIYRQAGMARAFGVDVEEISAAEVKAKYEHLNVDDVAGAVYLDKDGQGDPANIALALAKGARQGGALVKERICVTGIAKEGRRVTGVDWASDDGKEQGHIKADMIVNCAGMWGHEVGRMAGVNVPLQACEHFYIVTEAIPGLTQLPVLRVPDECAYYKEDAGKMLLGAFEPNAKPWGMDGIPKSFEFDQLPEDFDHFEPILEAAVERLPMLAEAGIHTFFNGPESFTPDDAYHLGLAPEMDNVWVAAGFNSIGIQSAGGAGMALSQWMDAGEKPFDLGDVDISRMQPFQGNKHYLFERSKETLGLLYADHFPYRQKATARGVRRTPFHHHLLERGAVMGELAGWERANWFARENQEPEYQYSWSRQNFFDNVREEHMAVRQNVGLYDMSSFGKIRVEGPDAEAFMNYVGGGDYSVTNGKIVYTQFLNKTGGIEADVTVTRLSETAFLVVTPAATRLADQTWMMRHKGDFNVVITDVTAGEGVLAVMGPRSRDLLNTVSSGDFSNEVNPFGTAQEVEIGMGLARVHRVTYVGELGWEVYVSADMCGHVFETIAEAGFDFGLRLCGMHMMDSCRIEKGFRHFGHDITCEDHVLEAGLGFAVKTAKPDFIGRDAVLKKKETGLENRLVQFKLTDPEPLLYHNEPIVRDGEIVGYLSSGNYGHHLGGAMGLGYVPSKGETADQVLGSSYEIDVAGTRVKAEASLRPMYDPKSERVKV from the coding sequence ATCGTCTGCGACGGTGCGAATCCCTACCCGGAGACAAAGAGAATGAGCGCAGTTCCTGAACAAGCCCGCGTCGTGATCATCGGAGGCGGCGTGATCGGCTGTTCGGTGGCCTACCACCTGACAAAACTGGGTTGGAAAGATGTGGTCTTGCTGGAGCGCAAACAATTGACTTGCGGCACCACATGGCACGCGGCGGGCCTGATCGCGCAACTGCGCGCGACGGCCAACATGACCAAGCTGGCGAAATACAGCCAGGAGCTTTACGGCAATCTCGAAGCCGAAACCGGCGTCGCCACCGGGTTCAAGCGCTGCGGGTCGATCACCGTGGCTCTCACAGAGGAACGCCGCGAAGAGATATACCGCCAGGCCGGAATGGCCCGTGCCTTTGGTGTGGATGTCGAAGAGATCAGCGCGGCCGAGGTGAAGGCCAAATACGAGCACCTCAATGTTGATGATGTTGCCGGGGCCGTCTATCTCGACAAGGACGGTCAGGGCGATCCGGCCAATATCGCGCTCGCCCTCGCCAAGGGCGCGCGCCAAGGTGGCGCGTTGGTCAAGGAACGCATCTGCGTCACGGGCATTGCCAAGGAAGGCCGTCGGGTCACGGGGGTCGATTGGGCCAGCGACGATGGCAAAGAGCAAGGCCACATCAAGGCCGACATGATCGTGAACTGCGCCGGCATGTGGGGCCACGAAGTAGGCCGCATGGCGGGTGTGAACGTGCCGCTGCAAGCATGCGAGCATTTCTACATTGTGACCGAAGCCATTCCCGGCCTCACGCAACTGCCGGTCCTGCGCGTGCCCGATGAATGCGCCTATTACAAGGAAGACGCGGGCAAAATGCTTTTGGGTGCATTTGAGCCAAACGCCAAACCCTGGGGCATGGACGGCATCCCCAAGAGCTTTGAGTTCGACCAGCTGCCTGAAGATTTCGACCATTTCGAGCCGATCTTAGAGGCTGCTGTGGAGCGTCTTCCCATGCTGGCGGAGGCTGGCATTCATACCTTCTTCAATGGCCCGGAAAGCTTTACGCCTGATGATGCTTATCACCTCGGTCTCGCGCCCGAGATGGACAATGTCTGGGTCGCTGCAGGCTTTAACTCGATTGGCATTCAATCCGCCGGTGGCGCTGGCATGGCGTTGTCGCAATGGATGGATGCAGGGGAAAAGCCCTTTGATCTTGGGGACGTCGATATCAGCCGCATGCAGCCGTTCCAGGGCAACAAGCACTACTTATTTGAGCGCTCCAAAGAGACTTTGGGCCTGCTCTATGCCGACCACTTCCCTTACCGCCAGAAAGCCACCGCGCGCGGCGTCCGGCGCACACCATTCCATCACCACCTGCTCGAACGCGGCGCTGTCATGGGCGAGCTGGCCGGATGGGAACGCGCCAACTGGTTTGCGCGAGAAAATCAGGAGCCTGAGTATCAATATAGCTGGAGCCGCCAGAACTTCTTCGACAACGTCCGCGAAGAGCACATGGCCGTGCGCCAGAATGTGGGCCTTTACGACATGTCGTCCTTTGGCAAAATCCGCGTCGAAGGCCCGGATGCTGAAGCCTTCATGAACTATGTGGGCGGCGGTGACTATTCGGTTACGAATGGAAAGATTGTCTATACCCAGTTCCTCAACAAGACCGGCGGGATTGAGGCAGATGTGACTGTCACGCGCCTGAGTGAAACCGCCTTTCTTGTGGTCACTCCGGCAGCCACGCGTCTGGCCGATCAAACCTGGATGATGCGTCACAAGGGCGACTTCAACGTGGTGATCACCGATGTGACAGCAGGCGAAGGTGTCTTGGCCGTAATGGGCCCGCGCTCGCGTGATTTGCTGAACACGGTCTCTTCCGGGGATTTCTCCAATGAGGTCAACCCGTTCGGCACGGCTCAAGAGGTAGAGATCGGGATGGGCCTCGCAAGGGTGCACCGCGTGACCTATGTCGGTGAGCTTGGCTGGGAGGTCTATGTTTCCGCCGATATGTGTGGCCATGTGTTTGAAACCATTGCAGAAGCTGGCTTTGATTTCGGCCTTCGACTGTGCGGTATGCACATGATGGACAGTTGCCGCATCGAGAAAGGCTTCCGCCACTTTGGCCATGACATCACCTGTGAGGATCATGTCCTGGAGGCCGGGCTTGGCTTTGCGGTGAAAACTGCGAAACCGGATTTCATTGGGCGCGACGCGGTTCTGAAGAAGAAGGAAACCGGCTTGGAAAACCGCCTTGTGCAGTTCAAACTCACCGACCCGGAACCACTCCTCTATCACAACGAACCAATTGTACGCGATGGCGAGATTGTGGGATATCTCAGCTCCGGCAATTACGGCCACCACCTTGGTGGGGCCATGGGGCTGGGCTATGTCCCTAGCAAAGGCGAAACAGCGGATCAGGTTCTGGGGTCGTCGTATGAAATCGACGTGGCAGGCACGCGGGTCAAAGCCGAAGCGTCCTTGCGTCCGATGTATGATCCCAAATCCGAACGCGTGAAGGTGTAG
- a CDS encoding GcvT family protein, with amino-acid sequence MADLPTTARVVIIGGGVVGTSTLYHLAKAGWKDCILLEKNELTAGSTWHAAGNVPNFAGSWAVMNMQRYGAAMYRTLGEDVDYPMNYHVTGAIRLAHTKERMQEFERVAGMGRYQGLQMDICTPQELQQYNPFMETHDLEGGLWDPLDGDIDPAQLTQALAKGARDAGGRIERFCPVVGIDKDGDEWIVKTEKGEIRCEYVANCAGYYAQRVGEMFKPFGGRTVPMVVMSHQYFLTEPIAELEAWTKEHGKKVAMIRDVDTSYYLRQEKTGLNLGPYERNCKAHWVTPDDPMPEDFSFQLYPDDLDRLEWYIEDAMGRMPLLAEAGVGRNINGPIPYAPDGLPMIGPMPGVKNAFEGHSFTFGIAQGGGAGKVLSEWIMHGETEDDMWAVDPRRYTDYCDHDYCLQKALETYGHEYAMHFPWHEWPAGRDKKLGPNDAKIRELGGVMGAYNGWERANWYAKPGDDTSEESTQTWGREGPWEPRVREECEAVRDACGVLDLPGFSRFRVQGAGADEWLRGFVTGGLPKIGRINLVYRADSRGRILTEFSCIRLEEDDFVLITAAPAQWHDGDLIRQNVPDCITVTETTTERSALLVAGPKSRDMLAPLTDADLSTGWLTHQHATVAGKPAFLIRVSFTGELGWEVHAANEDMPAIFEAILEAGVKPFGMYALNSLRIEKGYRAWKGDLSTDYTLLEGGLERFVKFDKPQDFNGKAALLAEKQRGRKKAFVPLIVDAGFADAPYMSTVWLNGDVVGETTSGAWGYRVNASVALATIRADLADAGTELEVEIFGERRKAVVQADQPLWDPENERIRA; translated from the coding sequence ATGGCTGACTTACCGACAACCGCACGGGTTGTGATCATTGGCGGAGGCGTGGTGGGCACGTCAACGCTTTACCATCTGGCGAAGGCGGGATGGAAAGACTGTATCCTTCTCGAAAAGAACGAACTGACCGCGGGGTCCACATGGCATGCCGCAGGCAACGTGCCCAACTTTGCCGGCAGCTGGGCTGTTATGAACATGCAGCGTTATGGTGCCGCAATGTACCGCACTTTGGGTGAGGACGTGGATTACCCCATGAACTACCACGTCACCGGGGCAATCCGCTTGGCGCATACCAAAGAGCGGATGCAGGAATTTGAACGTGTGGCAGGCATGGGCCGGTATCAGGGTTTGCAGATGGATATCTGCACACCACAGGAGCTTCAGCAATATAACCCGTTCATGGAAACCCATGACCTTGAAGGCGGCCTTTGGGATCCGCTGGACGGTGACATTGACCCCGCTCAGTTGACTCAGGCGCTGGCCAAGGGTGCGCGCGATGCCGGCGGTCGGATTGAACGCTTCTGCCCGGTTGTTGGCATCGACAAAGACGGCGACGAGTGGATCGTTAAAACCGAGAAGGGCGAGATTCGCTGTGAATATGTGGCGAACTGCGCAGGGTATTACGCACAGCGCGTGGGCGAGATGTTCAAGCCCTTCGGCGGACGCACCGTGCCGATGGTGGTCATGTCGCACCAGTATTTCCTGACCGAGCCGATTGCCGAGCTGGAAGCCTGGACCAAGGAGCATGGCAAAAAGGTTGCGATGATCCGCGACGTGGACACGTCCTACTACCTGCGGCAGGAAAAGACCGGTCTGAACCTTGGGCCCTATGAGCGCAACTGTAAGGCGCATTGGGTCACACCCGACGATCCGATGCCGGAAGATTTCTCATTCCAACTCTACCCTGACGATCTGGATCGGTTGGAGTGGTATATTGAAGACGCCATGGGCCGGATGCCGCTTTTGGCCGAAGCAGGTGTGGGCCGGAATATCAATGGACCTATTCCTTACGCGCCAGATGGCCTGCCAATGATTGGTCCAATGCCAGGTGTCAAAAACGCCTTTGAAGGTCATTCTTTCACCTTTGGCATCGCGCAAGGCGGCGGTGCAGGCAAGGTCCTTAGCGAATGGATCATGCATGGCGAGACCGAAGATGACATGTGGGCGGTCGATCCGCGTCGCTATACCGATTATTGCGACCACGACTATTGTCTGCAAAAAGCGCTGGAAACCTACGGCCACGAATACGCGATGCATTTCCCCTGGCACGAATGGCCAGCTGGACGTGACAAGAAGCTTGGGCCGAATGACGCCAAAATCCGTGAGCTGGGTGGCGTCATGGGGGCCTATAACGGGTGGGAGCGGGCCAACTGGTACGCCAAACCGGGTGATGACACATCCGAGGAAAGCACGCAGACCTGGGGCCGTGAAGGCCCGTGGGAGCCGCGCGTTCGCGAAGAGTGCGAAGCCGTGCGCGATGCGTGCGGTGTTCTGGATTTGCCGGGCTTCTCGCGGTTCCGCGTTCAGGGTGCCGGGGCCGATGAATGGCTGCGTGGCTTTGTCACTGGCGGTCTGCCCAAGATCGGTCGCATCAACCTTGTCTACCGCGCCGACAGTCGCGGCCGGATCCTGACCGAGTTTTCCTGTATCCGTTTGGAAGAGGATGACTTTGTCCTGATCACAGCAGCTCCGGCACAATGGCATGATGGGGACCTCATCCGTCAGAACGTCCCGGATTGCATCACCGTGACAGAGACGACGACCGAGCGTTCCGCGCTGCTGGTCGCAGGTCCAAAGAGCCGCGACATGCTCGCGCCTCTGACCGATGCCGATCTCTCGACCGGGTGGCTCACACATCAGCACGCCACAGTCGCGGGCAAACCAGCCTTCCTCATCCGCGTCAGCTTTACTGGCGAGCTAGGCTGGGAAGTGCACGCCGCCAACGAGGATATGCCAGCGATCTTCGAGGCCATCCTTGAAGCGGGTGTCAAACCCTTTGGCATGTATGCGTTGAACTCCTTGCGCATTGAAAAAGGCTATCGCGCGTGGAAAGGCGATCTCAGCACCGATTACACCCTGCTCGAAGGCGGGTTGGAACGGTTCGTCAAGTTTGACAAGCCACAGGACTTCAACGGCAAGGCGGCCCTCTTGGCTGAAAAGCAGCGCGGGCGGAAGAAAGCCTTTGTGCCGCTCATCGTGGATGCCGGGTTTGCCGATGCGCCCTACATGTCAACGGTTTGGCTCAATGGCGATGTGGTCGGTGAGACCACCTCTGGCGCTTGGGGCTACCGGGTGAATGCCAGCGTTGCGCTGGCTACGATCCGCGCCGATCTGGCCGATGCCGGAACCGAGCTTGAGGTCGAGATCTTCGGCGAACGCCGCAAGGCCGTGGTGCAGGCGGACCAGCCGCTCTGGGATCCTGAAAACGAGCGCATTCGGGCTTAA
- a CDS encoding alpha-1,2-fucosyltransferase — protein MARDRIITRLFGGAGNQLFQYAAARALADRLHCPLQLDARYVAGSEDRGDCFGHFANARFLREGPLPPAKTDGWLRYGLWRGFGRSPRLYREKGLQFDTAVADLGPGTYLHGYWQSERYFTTSIDQIRADLRFTTPLDAENAKVAKQITDAPHPVALHVRRGDYVATGAYATMTPDYYRTAANHIAEKLGEKITCFVFSNDPAWARENLNLEHDTVVVDINDETTGHFDLHLQTLCAHNVIANSTFSWWGAWLNASPDKIVIAPKTWFNDPKLSNPDLIPDGWTRL, from the coding sequence ATGGCGCGTGACAGGATCATCACCCGTCTTTTTGGCGGGGCGGGAAATCAGCTGTTCCAATATGCTGCCGCGCGCGCATTGGCGGACAGGCTTCACTGCCCCCTGCAACTTGACGCGCGCTATGTGGCAGGATCGGAAGATCGCGGAGATTGTTTTGGCCATTTTGCAAATGCGCGATTTTTGCGCGAAGGTCCTTTGCCGCCGGCAAAGACTGATGGCTGGTTGCGCTACGGGCTATGGCGTGGGTTCGGCCGCTCACCTCGGCTTTACCGCGAAAAGGGGTTGCAGTTTGACACTGCAGTCGCTGATCTGGGGCCGGGGACATATCTGCACGGGTATTGGCAATCCGAGCGGTATTTCACCACCAGCATTGATCAAATTCGGGCGGATTTGAGGTTCACCACGCCTTTGGATGCCGAAAATGCGAAGGTGGCAAAACAGATCACGGACGCGCCGCATCCGGTTGCCCTGCACGTGCGGCGCGGCGACTATGTTGCCACCGGCGCCTATGCGACAATGACGCCAGACTACTACCGGACGGCAGCAAATCATATTGCCGAAAAGCTAGGTGAAAAAATCACCTGTTTTGTCTTTTCCAACGATCCTGCCTGGGCCAGGGAGAACCTGAACCTTGAGCATGACACCGTTGTTGTGGACATCAATGATGAGACAACCGGCCATTTCGATCTGCATCTGCAAACGCTTTGCGCGCATAATGTCATCGCGAACTCAACTTTTTCATGGTGGGGGGCGTGGTTGAATGCGAGCCCGGACAAGATCGTGATCGCGCCAAAGACCTGGTTCAACGATCCCAAACTGTCCAACCCGGATCTGATCCCGGATGGGTGGACACGGCTCTGA
- a CDS encoding serine/threonine protein kinase: protein MKITPDMTKARFLPETVHKRDVFSETISGKLEGYPEFPVVLRKLDGVPIYARPLAWWLARKEIRGLKAVQGIEGCPVLVRADHVGLLRSWTQGTPLQLAKPSDPVWYRDAKRLLREMRRAGVTHNDIAKPQNWLMTPDGRAAVIDFQLASVHAHRGKLFRIKAREDLRHLLKQKRAYAPDLLTPAETRMLAHKALPSRIWMATGKRLYNFITRRLMNWSDGEGTEDRIERDGPALRKALLAQPEVSDLALCTYALPAKGVGLYAFVETQEPAEAIAKHAPAPKPELIQPVASLPRHADGTPRLDVLQLIATNRLDELEIVLKSDPELGTTLAPIIAGRLNLTDRVLRSS, encoded by the coding sequence ATGAAGATCACCCCGGATATGACCAAAGCCCGGTTCCTGCCTGAGACCGTGCATAAGCGCGATGTCTTTTCCGAAACCATTTCGGGCAAGCTGGAAGGCTATCCTGAGTTTCCGGTGGTGCTGCGCAAACTGGACGGTGTTCCGATCTACGCGCGGCCCTTGGCTTGGTGGCTGGCGCGCAAGGAGATCCGTGGCTTGAAAGCCGTTCAGGGTATTGAGGGATGTCCGGTTCTGGTGCGCGCCGATCACGTGGGGCTTTTACGAAGCTGGACGCAGGGCACGCCTTTGCAACTGGCCAAACCGAGTGATCCGGTGTGGTATCGCGACGCCAAGCGGCTGTTGCGCGAGATGCGCCGCGCCGGGGTGACGCATAACGACATTGCCAAGCCGCAGAACTGGCTGATGACGCCCGATGGACGCGCGGCGGTGATCGACTTTCAACTGGCCTCTGTTCATGCCCATCGCGGCAAGCTTTTTCGCATCAAGGCGCGAGAAGATTTGCGTCATCTGCTCAAACAAAAGCGCGCCTATGCGCCGGACTTGCTGACGCCTGCAGAGACACGGATGCTGGCGCATAAAGCTCTGCCCTCGCGGATCTGGATGGCCACAGGCAAACGGCTTTACAATTTCATCACCCGCCGCTTAATGAACTGGTCAGATGGCGAAGGCACCGAGGACCGGATCGAGCGCGATGGCCCTGCCTTGCGCAAAGCGCTTCTGGCCCAGCCCGAGGTCAGTGACCTGGCGCTCTGCACCTATGCGTTGCCGGCCAAGGGCGTGGGGCTTTATGCGTTTGTTGAAACACAAGAACCGGCTGAGGCCATTGCCAAACACGCGCCTGCGCCAAAGCCCGAGTTGATCCAGCCGGTAGCCTCTTTGCCGCGCCACGCGGATGGAACGCCGCGGCTTGACGTATTGCAATTGATTGCGACCAACCGTTTGGATGAGCTTGAGATTGTTCTAAAGTCCGATCCCGAACTTGGCACGACGCTTGCACCCATTATCGCCGGGCGGCTCAATCTCACCGACCGGGTTTTGCGGAGCTCTTAA
- a CDS encoding GlxA family transcriptional regulator: MNARAQSRHGRQGHEADQTARQFDIVLSDGFVLTEYAALTDALRIANRVSAQTQFSWTCRSAKGGTVTSLSGASVETQPFAQKSDADYLFVLGNGDQDSPNLSLGHVIDRYTNRNIQVFLLSEAASRYIKERGPKSAHLTTHWENSAVLKERTGLFDADNALASEDGQVVTCAGMGATLDVVLSVIGRHVSSAVLMTVANVFLHERIRDFGTRQPFGGTAGTATGDKVLDRAIEIMQDNIEEPLSVAEITKRLGLSSRSLERRFQSRLGTTPNTYYREMRLARANNLLLNTAMSVREIGLACGFSGGFSVLYKSFFGVTPLQMRRSRQPLQSRQKD; the protein is encoded by the coding sequence ATGAACGCACGCGCGCAATCCCGACACGGTCGCCAAGGGCACGAGGCAGATCAAACAGCACGGCAATTCGACATCGTGTTATCTGACGGATTTGTCCTGACGGAATATGCCGCGCTCACAGATGCTTTGCGCATCGCCAATCGAGTCAGTGCTCAAACGCAGTTTTCCTGGACCTGCCGATCCGCCAAGGGAGGGACAGTGACAAGCCTGAGTGGCGCAAGCGTTGAGACACAACCTTTTGCGCAGAAGTCGGATGCCGACTACCTTTTTGTGCTGGGCAACGGTGATCAGGACAGCCCAAACCTGTCGCTTGGTCATGTGATCGACCGTTACACCAACCGCAACATTCAGGTGTTTCTGCTCTCAGAAGCGGCCAGCCGGTACATCAAAGAGCGCGGGCCCAAATCAGCGCACCTGACCACGCATTGGGAAAACTCAGCGGTCTTGAAAGAACGCACCGGGCTTTTTGACGCCGACAACGCGCTGGCCAGCGAAGATGGTCAGGTGGTGACATGCGCAGGTATGGGCGCGACCCTGGATGTGGTTTTGTCCGTCATCGGACGGCATGTCTCATCGGCTGTTCTCATGACCGTGGCCAATGTGTTCCTGCACGAACGCATCCGCGATTTCGGCACACGGCAGCCTTTTGGTGGCACGGCTGGCACCGCTACGGGAGACAAGGTGCTCGACCGGGCAATTGAGATCATGCAGGACAATATCGAAGAACCGCTATCCGTTGCCGAGATCACCAAGCGCTTGGGTCTGTCCAGCAGGTCGCTTGAAAGGCGGTTTCAATCACGTCTTGGGACGACACCTAACACCTATTACCGTGAGATGCGGCTTGCGCGAGCCAATAACCTTCTCTTGAACACCGCGATGTCAGTCCGTGAGATCGGTTTGGCCTGTGGGTTTTCTGGCGGCTTTTCCGTACTTTACAAAAGCTTTTTTGGTGTGACGCCGCTTCAGATGCGGCGCAGCCGACAGCCTCTACAATCGCGCCAAAAAGATTGA
- a CDS encoding zinc-binding dehydrogenase, with the protein MLDRAGVNAGQKILITGASGGVGLAAVQLATVLGAHVTGICSPAKADVVREAGAKGVLARDDVPPFEVFDAVIDLVAGPAWATLIDALKPGGHYAVAGAIAGPMIKADLRRIYLRDITIHGCTYQSPQVFAALVEKLQDGQVKPLISKTYPLKDIRKAQEDFMSKRYPGKLVLIPGKAGDGA; encoded by the coding sequence TTGCTGGATCGGGCTGGCGTTAATGCGGGGCAGAAGATTTTGATCACCGGCGCGTCAGGCGGGGTGGGGTTGGCCGCGGTGCAATTGGCAACCGTTTTGGGCGCCCATGTGACAGGCATCTGCTCTCCGGCCAAGGCCGATGTGGTGCGTGAAGCCGGTGCCAAAGGGGTTTTGGCTCGTGATGACGTACCCCCTTTTGAGGTCTTTGATGCGGTTATTGATCTGGTCGCGGGACCAGCCTGGGCCACGCTCATAGATGCGCTGAAGCCGGGTGGCCACTACGCCGTAGCAGGCGCCATCGCCGGACCGATGATCAAAGCGGATTTGCGGCGCATCTACCTGCGCGACATCACCATTCATGGCTGCACCTACCAATCGCCACAGGTTTTCGCCGCATTGGTGGAAAAGCTACAGGATGGTCAGGTCAAGCCGCTGATTTCAAAAACATACCCACTTAAAGATATTCGAAAAGCACAAGAAGATTTCATGTCAAAACGCTATCCCGGCAAGCTGGTACTCATACCGGGCAAAGCTGGCGATGGAGCATGA
- a CDS encoding LysE family translocator, translating into MSIETYLLYLGVLAAFFATPPDTSQLLIISNSLRHGMRKSLATVAGDLTANSIQMTLAAFGLTAIVAANANALWVIKWAGVAYLLWIGLRLMLSKGGVDTPQAAAPGRLFRQGFVTSSANPYAVVFFGALFPQFIDPSLPILPQLLVLGVTYLVVDGVVLLLWGWAAQRTLGRLKALTGVWINRISGALMIGAALLLGLKDIERADQK; encoded by the coding sequence ATGAGTATAGAGACCTATCTGCTGTATCTTGGGGTTTTGGCGGCGTTTTTTGCGACGCCGCCAGACACAAGCCAGCTGTTGATCATCTCCAACAGCCTGCGCCACGGGATGCGCAAATCCCTGGCAACCGTGGCCGGGGACCTGACCGCCAACAGCATACAAATGACGCTGGCCGCGTTTGGCCTCACGGCAATCGTCGCGGCAAACGCCAACGCACTTTGGGTGATCAAGTGGGCTGGTGTCGCCTATCTGCTGTGGATCGGCCTGCGTCTCATGCTGTCCAAAGGCGGCGTGGACACACCGCAGGCCGCTGCACCGGGGCGGCTCTTCCGGCAAGGGTTTGTCACGTCGTCGGCCAATCCTTACGCGGTGGTGTTTTTTGGTGCGCTCTTCCCGCAATTCATTGACCCTAGCCTGCCGATCCTTCCTCAGCTCTTGGTCCTTGGGGTCACCTATTTGGTGGTCGACGGCGTGGTGCTGCTGTTGTGGGGTTGGGCCGCGCAACGCACGTTGGGTCGGCTTAAGGCACTGACGGGTGTGTGGATCAACCGCATCTCAGGCGCATTGATGATCGGGGCCGCACTGCTCCTGGGTCTGAAAGACATCGAAAGGGCGGATCAAAAATGA
- a CDS encoding homocysteine S-methyltransferase family protein has protein sequence MADITLLDGSIGQELVKRSGDRATPLWSTQVMIDHPKLVGEVHLDYFEAGATVATTNTYAVLRDRLKRVKLEDKTEFLTDTAVRAARKARAASGGKGRVAGSLGPLIASYRPDIFPPFEDAIATYSEPVAHMKDHVDLFLIETASSVDHARAALAASSGQGVPVWLAVSVDDFDGTRLRSGEHVSELADVIAQYAPDAVLVNCSRPEAIGPALDLIKAFDVPFGAYANGFTMISSGFLEEFPTVDALEQRADLGPEVYAEFAMSWVAQGASIVGGCCEVGPAHIAELARQLSSAGHRIV, from the coding sequence ATGGCTGATATCACATTACTCGACGGATCCATTGGTCAGGAGCTGGTCAAGCGCTCTGGCGACCGGGCGACACCGCTCTGGTCCACACAGGTGATGATTGATCATCCCAAATTGGTCGGCGAAGTGCATCTGGACTATTTTGAGGCTGGGGCGACGGTTGCCACGACAAACACCTATGCCGTGCTTCGCGACCGGCTGAAACGTGTGAAGCTTGAGGACAAAACAGAGTTCCTAACAGACACAGCGGTGCGTGCCGCCCGCAAAGCACGGGCCGCGTCTGGCGGCAAGGGCCGTGTAGCGGGGTCTCTCGGACCTCTGATTGCATCCTACCGTCCCGACATCTTCCCACCCTTCGAAGACGCGATCGCGACCTACTCCGAACCTGTGGCGCATATGAAAGACCACGTGGACCTCTTTCTCATCGAAACAGCGTCGTCTGTGGACCATGCCAGGGCGGCGCTGGCCGCCTCTTCAGGGCAGGGGGTACCTGTCTGGCTTGCGGTGTCCGTTGATGACTTTGATGGCACGCGCTTAAGGTCCGGTGAACACGTCTCGGAATTGGCAGACGTCATCGCTCAATACGCGCCTGACGCTGTTTTGGTGAACTGCTCAAGACCAGAGGCGATTGGACCGGCCTTGGATCTCATCAAAGCGTTTGATGTCCCGTTTGGGGCCTATGCCAATGGCTTCACTATGATCAGCAGCGGGTTTTTGGAGGAGTTTCCCACTGTGGATGCTTTGGAGCAGCGAGCCGATCTTGGACCCGAGGTATACGCAGAATTTGCTATGAGCTGGGTCGCACAAGGAGCCAGCATCGTCGGCGGATGTTGCGAAGTCGGGCCTGCTCATATCGCAGAACTGGCGCGGCAACTATCGTCCGCAGGTCACAGGATCGTCTAG
- a CDS encoding RluA family pseudouridine synthase, translated as MTDYSPPDTPLDVLHEDHEILVVNKPHGLLSVPGKGAHLADCLLSRIQEAFPTALLVHRLDRDTSGVMVFAQTPHAQRHLGLQFEKRQVKKTYVARIWGRLEPKTGTVDLPLIVDWPNRPKQMVCHETGKPAITDWRVQRYGPDDTRVRLMPKTGRSHQLRVHMLALGHPILGDPLYAEGRAAAFERMMLHSEELRLRHPDGGLGMRFRAPAPF; from the coding sequence ATGACAGACTACAGCCCACCCGATACGCCTCTTGATGTGCTCCATGAAGATCATGAGATCCTTGTGGTGAACAAACCGCATGGCCTTTTGTCTGTGCCGGGCAAAGGGGCGCATCTGGCGGATTGTTTGCTCTCCCGTATTCAAGAGGCGTTTCCAACGGCTTTGCTGGTGCACCGGCTTGATCGGGATACGTCCGGTGTGATGGTATTTGCGCAAACCCCGCATGCACAGCGGCATCTGGGGCTGCAATTTGAAAAGCGGCAGGTGAAAAAGACCTATGTGGCGCGGATTTGGGGCCGGTTGGAACCCAAGACCGGAACCGTGGACTTGCCGCTCATAGTGGATTGGCCGAACCGGCCAAAGCAGATGGTGTGCCACGAGACAGGCAAGCCCGCGATCACGGATTGGCGCGTGCAGCGCTATGGGCCTGATGACACCCGCGTGCGATTGATGCCCAAAACAGGGCGTAGCCATCAGCTTCGGGTGCACATGTTGGCGCTTGGGCATCCGATCCTGGGCGACCCGCTTTATGCCGAAGGTAGAGCCGCCGCATTTGAGCGCATGATGCTGCATTCTGAAGAATTGCGCCTGCGTCATCCCGATGGCGGTTTGGGAATGCGTTTTCGCGCGCCTGCACCGTTTTAA